In Chloroflexota bacterium, a single window of DNA contains:
- the cysE gene encoding serine O-acetyltransferase, whose amino-acid sequence MFDTLRADFQAVFERDPAARSAMEVVLAYPGFHAIISHRIAHWLWNLRVPVAPRVLSHVARFFTGIEIHPGATIGKGFFIDHGMGVVIGETTQIGDGVTLYQGVTLGGTGKERGKRHPTIGNNVLISVGAKVLGAIEVGDNVKIGAGSVVLRSVPPNSTVVGVPGWVVATHPPDTDIHERVEVLPDPEGETIHALQERVVLLEARLSALSAQLADDSVEEPPGVARPVGA is encoded by the coding sequence ATGTTCGACACCCTGCGAGCAGACTTCCAGGCCGTGTTCGAGCGGGACCCAGCGGCGCGAAGCGCCATGGAGGTCGTGCTCGCGTATCCCGGATTTCACGCCATCATCAGCCATCGCATTGCGCACTGGCTCTGGAATCTGCGGGTTCCGGTTGCGCCTCGCGTCCTCTCCCACGTCGCCCGCTTCTTCACGGGCATCGAGATCCACCCCGGCGCCACGATCGGCAAGGGATTCTTTATCGACCACGGCATGGGAGTCGTCATCGGCGAGACGACCCAGATTGGCGACGGTGTGACGCTGTATCAAGGGGTCACACTCGGCGGTACGGGGAAGGAGCGTGGCAAGCGGCACCCGACGATCGGAAACAACGTCCTCATCAGCGTGGGCGCCAAGGTCCTCGGCGCCATCGAGGTCGGCGACAACGTGAAGATTGGCGCCGGGTCGGTCGTGCTTCGATCGGTCCCGCCTAATTCGACCGTCGTTGGGGTTCCCGGGTGGGTCGTCGCTACCCACCCACCGGATACGGACATCCACGAGCGCGTGGAAGTGCTGCCAGACCCCGAAGGCGAAACGATCCACGCTCTCCAGGAGCGGGTCGTGTTGCTGGAAGCCCGCCTTTCGGCCCTCAGTGCCCAGCTCGCCGACGATTCGGTGGAGGAGCCGCCCGGGGTGGCTCGCCCCGTCGGCGCTTAG
- the ispF gene encoding 2-C-methyl-D-erythritol 2,4-cyclodiphosphate synthase, which translates to MTVANSSTSSPTKPGFRVGVGHDLHPLASGRPLVLGGVTIPYPRGLDGHSDGDVLAHAVADALIGAAGRGDIGTWFPDTDERFRGADSLLLLAQVASALADDGWRVGNVDASIVAQRPRLGPHLHQMRENLARALSVEPESVNVKATSPEYVGSLGREDAIAAFATALIERGR; encoded by the coding sequence ATGACGGTGGCAAACTCCTCGACAAGCTCGCCCACGAAGCCCGGGTTCCGCGTCGGTGTGGGCCACGACCTCCACCCGCTCGCCTCAGGTCGCCCGCTCGTATTGGGCGGGGTGACGATACCCTATCCTCGCGGCCTCGACGGTCACTCCGACGGTGACGTGCTCGCCCATGCCGTGGCGGATGCCCTCATCGGCGCTGCGGGACGTGGGGATATCGGGACCTGGTTTCCGGACACCGACGAGCGGTTTCGCGGAGCCGATAGCCTGCTGCTCCTAGCGCAGGTCGCCTCGGCGCTCGCGGACGACGGCTGGCGAGTCGGGAACGTCGACGCGTCCATCGTGGCACAGCGTCCACGCCTCGGGCCTCACCTCCATCAGATGCGCGAGAACCTGGCACGGGCGCTCTCCGTTGAGCCCGAATCCGTGAATGTAAAGGCCACGTCTCCCGAGTACGTTGGTTCGCTCGGGCGCGAGGATGCCATCGCCGCCTTCGCGACCGCCCTGATCGAGCGCGGCAGGTAG
- the ispD gene encoding 2-C-methyl-D-erythritol 4-phosphate cytidylyltransferase, whose protein sequence is MAANREGPVAGIVLAGGSSVRMGADKLWEALGDRPVIEWSIRAFAGCSSVDVIVVVSASGSERRMNDLVAVAAPGARVVKGGAERQDSVRAGLDACPEATWVVVHDGARPLVTCEMIERGLAAAVPTGAAIAAVPVVDTIKLVEGDVIRGTPPREALWAAQTPQVFRRLLLLEAHDRATGVVSDDAALVEALGVAVRVFPGAYGNIKITTPVDLRIAESLLAASSSGRPTPGDEAKR, encoded by the coding sequence GTGGCTGCCAATCGCGAAGGCCCGGTCGCCGGAATCGTGCTGGCTGGTGGCTCGTCCGTGCGAATGGGCGCGGACAAGCTGTGGGAAGCGCTCGGAGATCGACCGGTCATTGAATGGTCGATCAGGGCTTTCGCCGGCTGCTCGTCCGTGGATGTGATCGTCGTTGTTTCCGCGAGCGGGTCCGAGCGACGAATGAACGACCTGGTAGCCGTCGCGGCGCCCGGCGCCCGCGTTGTGAAAGGGGGCGCCGAGCGGCAGGACTCGGTGCGCGCGGGCCTTGACGCCTGCCCCGAGGCGACGTGGGTCGTGGTCCACGATGGCGCGCGGCCGCTCGTCACGTGTGAGATGATCGAACGCGGTCTGGCGGCTGCCGTGCCGACCGGCGCTGCTATCGCCGCGGTGCCCGTCGTCGACACGATCAAGCTGGTCGAAGGCGATGTGATCAGGGGGACACCGCCGAGGGAGGCGCTGTGGGCGGCCCAGACACCGCAAGTCTTTCGTCGGCTCCTGCTTTTGGAGGCGCACGATCGGGCCACGGGAGTCGTCAGCGATGACGCTGCCCTGGTCGAGGCGCTCGGCGTGGCGGTGCGAGTCTTCCCGGGGGCCTATGGTAATATCAAGATCACGACCCCCGTCGACCTGCGCATTGCGGAGTCGCTCCTGGCGGCGTCCTCGTCAGGCCGTCCGACGCCGGGAGATGAAGCCAAAAGATGA
- a CDS encoding PIN domain-containing protein: MNVEIVLRIIGGILAGIAAFQLLANLVDLSRWTTIGVWLVFGGCYLSFSVGYLLTPYVTTRPFFWLRYRIYHASAGDVLLGGVGLTFGLLSGALMSFPLSFLPGLYGRVLPVIATAVLAYFGVMAMLAHEQGILATLGIGARAGRGAARMEGRCLLLDTSAIIDGRIADIARTGFLGGTLIVPRFVLEEIQHIADSPDAMRRNRGRRGLDVLGTLQKEATTPVEITDEDVENAIGVDAKLVRLAQEHGYSIITNDYNLNHVAQLQGIEVLNVNVLANAVRSVILQGEEISIRLIQEGKEPSQGVGYLEDGTMVVVENGRQFMGQTVDVVATKVLQTAAGRMVFARVKPPSDVARA, translated from the coding sequence ATGAACGTCGAGATCGTCCTGAGGATCATTGGCGGCATTCTGGCCGGCATCGCCGCTTTTCAGCTACTCGCGAACCTCGTCGATCTCTCCCGGTGGACGACCATCGGCGTCTGGCTGGTCTTCGGCGGGTGTTACCTGAGCTTCAGCGTGGGCTATCTCCTCACGCCATACGTGACGACTCGACCCTTCTTTTGGCTGCGCTACCGCATTTACCACGCGTCGGCGGGCGACGTCCTGCTGGGCGGTGTGGGGCTAACGTTCGGCCTGTTGAGCGGCGCGCTCATGTCGTTCCCCCTCTCGTTTCTGCCGGGCCTGTACGGGCGTGTGCTCCCCGTCATTGCCACCGCCGTGCTGGCGTACTTTGGGGTCATGGCCATGCTCGCCCACGAGCAGGGAATCCTCGCAACGCTTGGGATCGGCGCGCGCGCGGGACGCGGCGCGGCGCGGATGGAGGGCAGGTGCCTGTTGCTCGATACGTCGGCCATCATCGACGGGCGTATTGCCGATATTGCGCGAACCGGCTTCCTGGGTGGAACGCTGATCGTCCCGCGCTTCGTGCTCGAGGAGATCCAACACATCGCGGATTCCCCCGACGCGATGCGGCGGAATCGCGGACGCCGGGGGCTCGACGTCCTCGGGACGCTGCAGAAGGAGGCGACAACGCCGGTCGAGATCACTGATGAAGACGTCGAGAATGCCATCGGGGTGGATGCGAAGCTCGTGCGCCTCGCGCAAGAGCATGGCTACTCCATCATCACCAACGATTACAATTTGAACCACGTTGCTCAGCTCCAGGGCATCGAGGTCCTGAACGTCAACGTCCTGGCCAACGCGGTACGCTCGGTGATCCTCCAGGGCGAGGAGATTTCCATCCGCTTGATCCAGGAGGGCAAAGAACCGAGCCAGGGCGTCGGCTATCTCGAAGACGGCACGATGGTCGTCGTCGAGAACGGCCGCCAGTTCATGGGCCAGACCGTCGACGTCGTTGCGACCAAAGTGCTGCAAACCGCGGCCGGGCGGATGGTCTTCGCCCGAGTGAAACCTCCATCGGACGTCGCCAGGGCCTAA
- the radA gene encoding DNA repair protein RadA: MTKSRTTYLCSACGARQPRWLGQCPSCGTWNSLEEALERPNASRGSARPSALRVSRLDDVRAEQVARLQTPISEWDRVLGGGIVPGSVVLVGGDPGVGKSTLLMQIADAVAARAPVLYVSGEESLPQIAIRARRLGLSNTEFRLAAENDVTSIVDHVRAEAPRLVVVDSIQSVYDPAGESPPGSVTQLRECTLRLHEVAKATDTAILLIGHVTKEGTLAGPKLLEHMVDVVLYLEGERLQAYRLLRGVKNRFGATNEVGVFEMRDAGLAEVRNPSAAFLTDRVRGGSGSAIVVVLEGTRPMLAEVQALVHRSALAVPRRMANGIDFNRVILLCAVLAKRGGVAVHECDVHVNVVGGLRIEETAADLGTALAILSSLRDVPIDPETVAIGEVGLAGELRTVSQLGLRLREAAKLGFRSAIVPKRKEGARETPAGMRTIEASTLREASALIGVQ; this comes from the coding sequence ATGACGAAATCGAGAACCACATACCTGTGCTCCGCCTGCGGGGCACGCCAGCCGCGCTGGCTCGGACAGTGCCCGAGCTGCGGAACCTGGAATTCCCTCGAAGAGGCCCTTGAGCGGCCGAATGCTTCGCGCGGGAGCGCCCGTCCGTCGGCGCTGCGCGTTTCGCGACTCGACGACGTTCGGGCCGAGCAGGTCGCTCGGCTACAAACTCCGATATCGGAGTGGGATCGGGTCCTCGGCGGCGGCATCGTTCCCGGTTCGGTCGTGCTCGTCGGAGGAGACCCTGGGGTCGGCAAATCGACCCTGCTCATGCAGATCGCTGATGCCGTCGCGGCCCGGGCGCCAGTCCTGTACGTCTCCGGTGAAGAGTCGCTCCCGCAGATCGCGATCCGTGCGCGCAGGCTTGGCCTGAGCAACACCGAATTTCGGCTTGCCGCCGAAAACGATGTGACGAGCATTGTGGACCACGTTCGCGCAGAGGCTCCCAGACTCGTCGTCGTGGATTCCATCCAAAGCGTGTACGATCCGGCGGGCGAGTCCCCGCCCGGCAGCGTTACACAGCTGCGCGAGTGCACCCTCCGGTTGCACGAAGTGGCCAAAGCCACCGACACGGCGATCCTGTTGATCGGCCACGTGACCAAGGAAGGGACCCTGGCTGGCCCGAAACTGCTGGAGCACATGGTCGACGTGGTGCTCTATCTCGAGGGCGAGCGGCTCCAGGCGTATCGGCTCCTCCGTGGCGTGAAGAACCGCTTTGGAGCGACCAACGAGGTTGGCGTGTTCGAGATGCGCGACGCCGGGCTCGCGGAGGTGCGCAACCCATCCGCCGCGTTCCTCACCGACCGCGTGCGGGGCGGGAGCGGCTCCGCCATCGTCGTCGTGCTCGAGGGGACCAGACCCATGCTGGCTGAGGTCCAGGCACTCGTCCATCGGTCGGCGCTCGCGGTGCCTCGGCGGATGGCCAACGGGATCGATTTCAATCGGGTCATCCTGTTGTGCGCTGTGCTCGCGAAGCGGGGCGGCGTGGCCGTCCACGAGTGCGATGTTCACGTGAACGTCGTCGGGGGCCTGCGCATCGAAGAGACCGCCGCCGATCTAGGAACGGCGCTTGCGATCCTGTCATCCTTGCGGGACGTGCCCATCGATCCGGAGACCGTTGCCATCGGCGAAGTCGGCCTCGCCGGCGAGCTCCGAACGGTCTCGCAGCTCGGGCTTCGACTGCGCGAGGCAGCGAAGCTCGGATTCCGGTCGGCCATCGTACCCAAGCGAAAGGAAGGCGCGCGCGAAACGCCCGCTGGGATGCGAACGATCGAGGCGTCGACGCTGCGGGAGGCATCGGCCCTCATAGGCGTACAATAG